Proteins encoded in a region of the Neoarius graeffei isolate fNeoGra1 chromosome 3, fNeoGra1.pri, whole genome shotgun sequence genome:
- the LOC132882572 gene encoding histone-lysine N-methyltransferase SETD5-like — protein sequence MFEFQFNGTLWCVDAASEDGSLGRLVNDDHINPNAKMKYLRVEGKPHLCLFAIRDISPGEEITYNYRDSDWPWRCKKPGGMSTEGQHGEVPHTAELSRSAQKVSASRRQKKASTGASAGCLKGFDRGLDEEMPQQGSETTNSPSKAEDFEMMTEGNQIQTAEGNQIQTSSVLSPLGRVGKL from the exons ATGTTCGAGTTCCAATTTAATGGGACACTGTGGTG tgttgatgcagccagtgaggatggGTCTCTTGGAAGACTTGTTAATGATGACCATATAAACCCTAATGCCAAGATGAAGTACTTGAGAGTGGAAGGGAAGCCCCATCTGTGTCTATTTGCTATAAGAGACATAAGTCCAGGTGAGGAGATCACCTATAATTACAGAGACTCAGACTGGCCATGGAGATGCAAG AAACCAGGAGGAATGTCCACAGAGGGTCAACATGGAGAGGTACCACATACAGCAGAGCTTTCTAGGAGTGCTCAGAAGGTATCAGCAAGTCGGCGGCAAAAAAAGGCATCTACTGGTGCATCAGCTGGTTGTCTAAAAGGCTTCGATAGA GGTCTTGATGAGGAAATGCCTCAGCAAGGTTCTGAGACCACAAATTCCCCATCAAAAGCTGAAGATTTTGAG ATGATGACTGAGGGGAACCAGATTCAGACAGCTGAGGGGAACCAGATTCAGACAAGTTCAGTGCTTAGTCCACTTGGCAGAGTTGGAAAG ctGTGA